The Pseudomonas hefeiensis genomic sequence GCCCGGCCACTCTCCATCAGCAGCGAACTGAGCGGACGCCTCGCTGCGCCGCGCATTGCCGAGGTTCGCGCACGGGTGCCAGGGGTGGTGCTGCAGCAGGTCTTTCGTGAGGGCAGCGACGTGAAACAAGGCGATGTGCTGTTTCGCATCGACCCGGCACCGTTCAAGGCCGACCTGGACAGCGCCGAAGCGGCATTGCGCAAGGCTGAGGCCAACGCGTTCCAGGCCCGCCTGCAAGCGCAGCGTTATTCGCAGTTGATTGAAGATAACGCCGTCAGCGGCCAGGACTACGACAATGCCCGTGCCGCCGTACGTCAGACCGCCGCCGACGTCTGGGCGAATAAGGCCGCCGTGGAACGGGCCAGGCTGAACCTGGGCTATGCCACGGTCACCGCGCCGATTGCCGGGCGCATCGGTCGGGCGCTGGTGACCGAAGGTGCGCTGGTGGGACAGAACGAAACCACACCGCTGGCCCTCATCCAGCAGTTGAATCCGATCCATGCAGACCTGACCCAATCAGTGCGCGAGCTCAATGATTTGCGCCGCGCCTTGCGTTCCGGCCAGTTAAAACAGGTCGGGCAGGACCAGGCCAAGGCCACGCTGATCCAGGATGACGGCAGCCTCTACCCGTTGCCGGGCAAGTTGCTGTTCACCGACATCACCGTCGACCCGGGCACCGGCCAGATCACCCTGCGCAGCGAGTTTCCCAACCCTGACCTCGACCTGCTGCCGGGCAGCTTCGTGCGCGTGCGCCTGGAGCAAGCCGTCGACCGTCAGGGTATCAGCGTGCCGCAACGGGCTATCCAGCGCGACAGCGCCGGGACCGCTCAGGTGTTGCTGCTCGACGCGCAGCAGCAAGTCAGCCTGCAACCGGTGGAACTGGGTCCCGTGCAAAACGACCGCTGGATTGTCACCCACGGTCTCAAGCCCGGCGACCGTATCGTGGTGCAAGGTCTGCAACACGCACGCCCCGGTGAAAAAGTCCGGATCGACCCATCCCCTCTTCCACTTGCCCAGGCACCTGGTCAGTAAGCAGGACGTTCCCTATGCCGCAGTTCTTTATCGACCGCCCGGTATTCGCCTGGGTGGTCGCGTTGTTCATCCTGTTGGCCGGCGCGCTGGCCATACCCCAACTGCCGGTGGCGCAATACCCCGATGTCGCGCCGCCGCAAATCGAGATATCCGCCACTTACCCGGGCGCGTCGGCACACACGGTCGACGAAAGCGTGGTCAGCGTGATTGAGGAAGAGCTCAACGGCGTCGATCACCTGTTGTATTTCGAGTCCCAGAGCAGCCTCGGCAGCGCCACCATCACCGCGACTTTCCAACCCGGCACGAACCCGGAGCTGGCCCAGGTCGATGTGCAGAACCGCCTCAAGGCCGTGGAGTCACGCTTGCCCCAGGCGGTCACCCAGCAAGGCTTGCAGGTGGAAAAAGTCTCCGCCGGCTTCCTGCTGCTGATCACCCTCACCTCCAGCGACGGCCAACTCGACGACGTAGCCCTCAGTGATTACCTGGCGCGCAACGTGATGAACGAGATCAAGCGCCTGGACGGTGTCGGCAAGGCGCAGTTGTACGGCGCCGAACGGGCGATGCGGATCTGGATCGACCCGCAGAAACTGATCGGTTTCAACCTGACCCCAACGGATGTCAATGCCGCCATTGTCGCGCAGAACGCTCAGGTCTCGGCGGGCAGCATCGGCGACTTGCCGACCCGTGCCACTCAGGAGATCACGGCGACCGTCCTGGTCAAGGGACAGCTGTCGACCCCCGAAGAATTCGCCGACATCGTGCTCAAGGCCAACCCCGACGGCTCGACCGTGCGTATCGCCGACGTGGCGCGGGTTGAAGTCGGCAGCCAGGAATACCAGTTCTCCACACGGTTGAACGGCAAGCCCTCCACCGCCGTCGGCGTGCAGTTGTCACCGGGTGCCAATGCCCTGAATACGGCGTCCCTGGTGCGGGCAAAAATGGACGAACTGGCGCGCTACTTCCCCAAAGGCGTGGAATACAAGATCCCGTATGACACCTCGCCCTTTGTCAAAGTCTCCATCACCAAAGTGATCTACACCCTCGGCGAGGCGATGCTGCTGGTGTTCGCCGTGATGTTCCTGTTCCTGCAGAACATCCGCTACACCTTGATCCCGACCCTGGTGGTGCCCGTGGCGTTGATGGGAACGTTTGCCACCATGCTCGCCCTGGGCTTTTCCATCAACGTGCTGACGATGTTCGGCATGGTGTTGGCCATCGGCATCCTGGTGGACGATGCCATCGTGGTGGTGGAGAACGTCGAACGGATCATGGCCAGCGAAGGCTTGTCACCCAAGGACGCCACGCGCAAGGCGATGCAGCAAATCACCGGGGCAATCATCGGTATCACCCTGGTGCTGGTGGCAGTGTTTATCCCCATGGCGTTCATGCAAGGTTCGGTGGGTGTCATCTACCGGCAGTTCTCCCTGTCCATGGCAACGTCGATCCTGTTTTCGGCGTTCCTCGCATTGACCTTGACCCCGGCGCTCTGTGGGACGTTGCTCAAACCGGTAAGCCAGGGCGACCATCACGCCAAGGGCGGATTCTTCGGCTGGTTCAATCGGCGTTTCGAGCAGTTGAGCGATCGTTATCAAGGCTGGGTCGCCTATGCCCTCAGGCGTACCGGGCGTTATCTGCTGATCTACGGCGTGCTGCTGGTGGGCGTGGGCCTGCTGTTCAGTCGCCTGCCCTCCTCCTTCCTGCCGGTGGAGGACCAGGGCTACACCATCACCGATATCCAGCTGCCGCCCGGTGCGAGCAAGAACCGCACGGTACAGGTGGTCGAACAGATCGAGGCCCACAACGCCGGTGAACCGGGGGTGGGCGACAGCACGATAATTCTGGGCTTCAGCTTTTCCGGCAGCGGGCAGAACGCCGCACTGGCATTCACCACGCTCAAGGACTGGTCGCAGCGAGGCAGCGACGACTCGGCCGGCTCGATTGCCGAGCGCGCCAACCAGGCGCTCGGCCAGATCAAGGATGCCATGGCCTTTACCGTGCTGCCGCCGCCAGTGGATGGCCTGGGGACCTCCAGTGGTTTCGAATTCCGCCTCCAGGACCGCGGCGGCCTCGGCCACGCCACGCTGATGCAGGCGCGCAGCGAATTGCTCGCCGCCGCCGAAAAAAGCCCGGTACTGATGAACGTGCGTGAAAGCGCCCTGGCCGAGGCGCCGCAGGTGCAACTGGAAGTCGACCGCAAACAGGCCAATGCCCTCGGCGTCTCCTTTGCCGATGTTGGCAACGTGCTGGCCACTGCGGTGGGTTCGGCGTATATCAACGACTTCCCCAATCAGGGGCGGATGCAGCGGGTGGTGGTCCAGGCTGAAGGCGATCAGCGCAGCCAGGTGGCCGACCTGCTGAAAATCCATGTTCGCAACAACAGCGGAAAAATGGTGCCGCTGTCGGCTTTCGTCCAGGCCAGATGGACCCAGGGACCGGCGCAGTTGACCCGCTATAACGGTTACCCGGCCATCAGTATTTCCGGCGAACCGGCGTCTGGCCACAGCACCGGCGAGGCCATGGCGGAGATCGAACGGCTGGTGGCCCAAGGGCCGGCGGGACTGGGCCAGGAATGGACCGGGCTGTCGTTGCAGGAGCGCTTGTCCGGCAGCCAGGCGCCAATATTGCTGGGCCTGTCGTTGCTGGTGGTGTTCCTGTGCCTGGCGGCGCTTTATGAGAGTTGGTCGATCCCCACTGCGGTGCTGTTGGTGGTGCCGCTGGGGGTACTCGGCGCGGTGTTGGCGGTATCGTTGCGCGGCATGCCCAACGATGTGTTCTTCAAGGTCGGGTTGGTCACCATCATCGGTCTGTCGGCCAAGAACGCGATCCTGATCATCGAGTTTGCCAAGCATCTTTACGACGAAGGCCACGACCTGATCGACGCCACGCTCCAGGCCGCGCGCCTGCGCCTGCGCCCGATCATCATGACCTCTCTGGCCTTCATCCTCGGCGTGGTGCCGCTGGCCATCGCCACCGGAGCCAGTTCAGCGAGCCAGCAGGCCATCGGGACCGGGGTGATTGGCGGAATGATTACGGCCACGCTGGCAGTGGTGTTTGTGCCGGTGTTTTTTGTCGGGGTGATGAAGCTGGTGCGCAAGCGTCACAAGCACATTAAAGAGTCAGCCCCGTCTGCGGGCTAATCAAAAAATCATAAATAAAAGTGCTTGTAAACTGTCAGGAATGACAGTTTACAAGCCTTTGAAAAACGCGTTCTCTAGCGTTATCCAGCAGTAGGCTCAATGCGGCCTTTGGACACCTTAGTTCTAGCAACGGAGACCGAATCCATGAATGCCGCCACTCATCAATTGAGCTTTGCCCCCGGCAACTATGTCACCGCGTCAGCGTTCTCAACCAATGGCAAAGAGTTCCCCGAGTTTGTCGCCACCTCTCGGCTCATCGAAAAGAAAAAGGCGGGTATCACGCGCACGGAAGCCGTGGTGATTACCGCCATTGATCGGGAGGAAAAAAAGACGAGGGCGACAGTCACATCGACTCGCGAACTCACTATCAGTATTCCGGCAAACTTCGAGCCGGGTAGTTATGAGTTGAAAACACGGGATGATGTGAGCTTCAGCTTCAAGGCGTCCACCACTATTTACGAAGGTATTTCCGGTAGCATCGAATTGATACCAACCTCTGAGGGGAACGTAAGGGGCAACTTCAATGTTGATCTCGAACTGCCGGAGGCCGATGGACAAACCATACTGCTTAAAGGCCAGTTCCAGGTGCGCAAGGCTTGATAGTTCGCTGCCAGCACACAGCAAAAAGGGAAGCCGAAGCTTCCCTTTTTACGTTACTCAGAATGTGTAGTGGGCACCCAGATTGAATCCGATGTCCTTGGTCACATTGTCACCTTTGCTGGTGTCGAGTTCGGCATGAACCTGCCAGCGATCATTCAGTGTCCATGAGGCCCCTGCAGCCACTTCGAACCGGGTACCGGACAAGTCGTTATTGAACTTGTTGTTGTTGACTCGAACTTCGTTGTGCTTGGCAAATTCCTGGACCACCGCGGTGCGAATATGCGGTTGCAGTACGCTGCCATCGTCCAGGGTCATACCCCGCCCCAGTGTCACACCCACTTTGCCAAGCATCGACCGCGTGGTGTCGGCGTCAGCCTTCAAACCATTATCGAGGCTGAAATCCTTGCCCTGCACTGTCGCCACCTGCCACTGGGTAAACGGCTCCACGTAGTAGCCATCCTTGATATCGATGTGTTTACCAAACTCCACTGACGCACTGGCCCCCAGGTTGTTGTAGCCGCCCTTGGTCCTGGTGCCATCGCTCATCGTGACCTTGGCATCGTTACGGAAATGGTTGAGCTTGGCGACGGTATCCAGGTAGTAACCGCTATCACCCAGCCAGGTGCCGTACATACCCAGGGAGGTGCTGTCGATTTCTCCCGAACTGCCACGGCTTAAATCGAGGTTCGACTTGCTGTAACCGGCGAATACACCCAGCAACACACGTTCGCCGGCGATCTGCACCGGGGTATCGACCCCCAGGGAGATGCCGTGTTGATTCTGGCTGTAGCCGTTGCCGTAAGCGTTGGTGGTGACGCTGTATCGATTGCCGAACGAACGAATCCAGCCACCCGTCTGTCCGCCATTGACCCGCAGATCGCCCATACGGGTGTTCAACAGCGCCATCTCGCCATAAATCACCGTGGGCGCGGTGCCGAAGATGGCCATGACCGAACGGGTCGGCGTGCTGACCTCATCCTTATCGGGTTGCAGATACCAGTCATCTCCATTCTTCACCAACCGGTAGGTATAAGCGCCGACATCCACGCGATCATTGACCAGATCGTACTGGGCACCTGAGGCGACACTCTGCACCACCTTGATCGAGTCATCATTGACCGGATCAAGACCGGTGCTGGCGACCAACACTTGATGATTGCCGGTAGCGCTGCCAGTGATGTTCAGAAGGTCACTGATGCCCTGATTGAAGTCGGTGCCTATTTCGAACCTGCCATTACCCGCCAGATTGGCCACGTCCAGTTGGAAATATTGCTGATCACTCCCCAACCGAACGGTCCCGCCAGCGCTGAGCGTAAGATTGCTCACCGACTGGCTCTCGGTCATCTGCCACAACGCCTGATTGTTGATGGCGAAATTGGATACACCGTTCACCTGGCCGGTCAGGCTGGCGCCATTATCCAACGTCAGATTGGAAACGCTGTCGGCAGCGCCCGTTACATCACCGACCATTACGCTGCGGTTGTTGATCGAGACATTGGCGACATCTTGCAAGTTGCCGGTGAGCGTAGAGGCGTTGTTGATCACCACGTTCGAGGCGCCCAGCACGTTGCCCGTCATATGCGCCTGATTGTTGAGGGTCGCGTTGGTGACATTCTGCAGATCACCGGTCAACGACGCCGCGTTCTGCAGGATGACATTACCCGAACCACCCTCGTCCACTACGATATTTCCCGTCAATGCGCTGTTATCGACGAGTAAATCAGCCGCGGCACCGGTACGCACTTCCAGCAACGTACCGTTCCCGCCGATCAGGGTTGAACCGTTGCGGACCTCAATGTCGGCCACGCCTGGGATACTGACCGGACTGTAGCCGACGACAATCGCCGAACCGCTTTGACCTTCTACCCGGGTACTGTCGAGCACGATCGACGACCGGATGACCGTTGATGCATTGGAATCGGTGCCCACGATCAGCCCGTTCAGGCCACCCGTGATCGTGCTGCCGCTGGCGGACAATACTCCTTCATGCAGACGTATCCCGAAACTGTTGGCACCGGTGCCCTCCACCGTGGAGTTCTGAACGCTCAGGTCGCTGAAACGGTTGCCGGCGAGCCCTCCCACCAAACCTCGGACCACACTGTTGTTACCCAAGGTGACCTGCGAGCCGCCGGTACTGGCAATATTGCGCGCGGCCAATATGCCAATTCCCGTAGCGCTGGTAACCGTGGAGTTATTCAACGTAGCGCTGGCATTAGTCAGCGCAATACCCTGCACGCCATTCACGCCGTCAGAGGTGACCATGGAATTGCTCAGGTTAACCGTGGCACCCGCAACGCCGGAGATGCCAAAGGTCGAGGCCCCCGAGCCTGTTAACGTTGCGCCGGCTCCAACGACCCAGGTTTCCACCGGGGTATTAACGTCGATAGCCTGACTTTGCCCAGCAGGAACAGTGCCAGCCTCGGCCAGCGATGGATTGATCAGCAGCGGCATGAACAACAAGGCCGATATGCTGGTAGCTGTTTTGCGATAGGAAAATACAGACTTAGACGACATATTAATGAGTCCTACTCGATTACATTCCGTCAGGAACGAATATCCGACTCAATGAGCGTGAGCCGGAATAAAAAACGGTCGCCAGACTAGTGCTTATCTATTCATCGCTATGTAGGATAAATCCGTATATGCGTACGACTTTTCCCGTTTCAATGTGGGAGTTCTATATCTGAATCTATGGAGCCTCGTTTCAACAGTTAAAGACGACAACCACCGTCGCCCTTAACTGTTTATATTTGAAACACTATCAATTTTTATTGGAAACCCTATCAGGGGACCTCGGGACGTTCCTGTTCGCAATACACCAGGCTGGAGTTCAAGAGGGACACGCCGATGGTGGCCGCTGATTCGATACCATTGACCGTGTAGGCGATACGTGCGTATCGAGCGGGGGGGCGTTGCCCTGCTCCAGGGCTCGGCAACTGGATCTCGCGGATTTTGGCGTAGTCATTCAGCCTGAACTCCAAGTCTCCGGTCGGCGGCATGGGCGCCGAATCCGTAATGCGAGTATTGGGAATGACCGGGGCACCCACTGCGTTGGTTTCGCGCCCTTCGAATACCAATGCCACCGTGGCACCCGATGGAATATTGGGGTCGCGCCGGATGCGGATTCGCAGATTGCGCGGCATATAGGGAGGCATAGGGCCATCAGGCACCACCGGGTGGTTGAGACTCGGGCAATTAATCATGCTAACGATTCGTTCCGGCACGGACGAACCGCTTGCAGCTGTGTACGCCGAGACGACAACTTGTGGGGCGGGCAAGTTGATGACGATAGCCGTTACATCGACTTTGGTCGTTGGCGTCTGTTTCATCACGTTGGCGCTGCCAGGGTATTCAATGGTGATGTAGGCCTCACGGGCGTCACCACCTGCACTCGTGCCGTTACCCTCAGCCAGAATTGTTTCCCAAGGCAATTGTGTCGTGATTGTCGTATCACCTACCCGGACAGGCACTGGGCCGCCAACCTGCTTGTCTTGATAGTAGAACTTGACGATTTCACGGCCAGTGATGGGCCGACTGGCATCAACCCAAACGGGCCAGTTCATGGCCGCGCCCATACCTGCCTGATCAGGCCCCAGGGTGTTGGGAGGGGGGGGAGTGGTGCCTACGCCTTGAACCACTACCGGATCCATGTTGGGGTTATCCGGACTCGGCAGATTGGGGTTTTCCGGTCCGGCATAGGAAAAGTCGATGATCGCGAATTGCATGGGCGTCGAAATCGGATTGGGACTAATGGTAGAGCGTTCCAATTCATACCAGTACTCGATCTCGGTTTCGTCGGCTTTATTCTCGTCCCCGAAGAACGGGGCCAACGTTGCGTAGTCCAGGTTGAACTCCAATGTCCCAGGCGTAGGGGGATTCGGTATGCTTTGTTCTGGCAACGCGGTTGGCCCGCTTTCGCTTGAATAGATGTAGGGAATGATTCGATCACCGCCAAGGGCGTTAAGTGGATGGTCGATTTCCATAATCGCTCGGGTGCCTGGAGGCGCCACCGTCGAGAAAGAAATAGGCACGCCACCATCGGTGACCGGGATCCTTGGCACACTGAGAATCGGTGCCGGAGCCTTGACCCGCGTGAACAACAAGGTAATGGGCGCGTTGTTACTGATATTGCCCGGTAAATCAATGAGGTTGTAGGAATAAAAGTAAGTCCCTTCGTCCAGCCCATCCAAAAAAGTGCGCGGAATGTTGATGATCCCAGTGCCAGGCAGAGGGCCGCTAAATGCCGGAGTTTCAGCCTGCATTAAGCTGAACGTCGTTGCCGTCGAGATATAGAAATTGACCTCATCGTTAAGCGCCTCGAACTTTGTATAGGCGTGGGGAATGGTGAGGTCCAACCCATTGGCATTGACGGGGTCACTCAGCCACGCGTCGTCAATGGTGTCGGGAAACGTACCGCCCAGCGTTAATGATTCAGGCCGCGCCCCGGTACCATTACCAGTGCCTGGCTGGCGTTGGTAGGGTGCTGTCAAATCAACCAGAACGTCGGTATAGGGGTCCGATGTGTCTTTGTTACCGTCATCGTCCTCCAGAACAAACGCCATTTCGTACGCGGCGTAATCACCCGCGCTATCGAATACATCGACCAGACGATCAACCGCTACATCAAACTCTATCGGGAACGTCCAGACACCTGTTGGCTCATCGGCTCTTTCTTTTACTGCGACTATATAGGTGAAATCGTAAGGGTCGGGGTCGGGGTTTGCACCTTGTGGAAATAAATGAAGTGTTATCCTTGCCCCCCCTTTGACTTTATCGTCGATGTCCGCAAGTTCCACTTTAATGCGCTGGTCTACCTTGAGCTGTTGATAGGTGAGCCGGCCATCCGCCAATTGACCGACAACCACGGGAGATTCGGCAAATATGCCACCTGACCTGACGTTCATGTTCATGTTCATAAACTCCGTCGATGAATGATTGATTGAATTGCCAACGCCATGAAACGCAGAGGCGCTCCCGATGCCTGAACCCGCCACGCTACCTGGGCCGCAGGGGAGCGCCTCGCCCGGGATGATTCGATCGATCTTCACCAGCCCAGGGGGGGATTTGCCTAATGGGCCGCTGTTTCGATACAGCGTGTAACTGGCCAAAGCCGATGCATTGCGTTCCATCGGCTTTATGTACTGTTCATATTTATCGCTACCCAAGACGAAATCGAATCCCTGGGCGGACGTGGCCTCTTCCTGGGTCAATAACTTAGTCAGTCGCAGCGCTGTACCACCGATCGGGCCTAGACCATTGAGAGAGGTAAAGCCCTCCCAATTCAGGATGCATTCATCATCCTTGGCGAACCGTCCGGGTTGGGCGGGCACATGAACTAATACGCTTTCCCATAACTTCGGCTGCGAAGAGCAATTGAGATAGCCCCATAACGTAGCGCTGGGAAACTCTGGTTCGGCCAGATTCACAGGGGTAGGACGCTTGACAATGAACACTTGCGGGGACGATGTATCCTCGTTCTCATCATCTCCAGCCGTCACCCGATAACGCAGGCGAATATCTCCCTCTGCCTGCAGGTATTGCGCCGGCAATAAAACAAAATCCGGAAAGACCACCTCCACGGGAAACAAGTTGCTGTAGAACCGTATTTCAATCGGCGAACCCGGCGGCACCACCCAGACTTCCAGCAAGTCACTTTTACCGGGTGTTTGGGACGGCGCCTCCCACGCTGGAATGAATAGTTTCGCGCCCACGGTGGACGCTTCGGGCGGAAGCACGTTATCGGCGCCGACCCCTTCAATACTCAAAGGTCTTGCCAGGACACCGGTATTTCTTCCACTTTTGGTTGATGAAGACATTCACAATTCTCCAAAGCCAGGATTCATCTGGCCTGGAGAAATTAGATGCGGATTTGCCGGTGACGCCTACTGTCAGATCTGACAGGTCTGACCGCCGTTCGTCGGACTGATCACCTCGGCCGCCTTTTACCAGAGAGGACAATCAAGTTGGCGATTGCTCCAGTGTTTGCGCCGCGCAACGGCTGATCCGTTGGCAGGCCTCCTTGAGGTGTGGCTGGCCAAGCACCAGGCCAATCCGTATATGCCCCGCCGCGCTCGCCCCGAACGCCTCGCCGGCCAGCACCGCCACGCCATAGCCGTCCAGCAGCCGTTCGGCGAAGGCCTGGGCGCCGAGGCCGGTCTGGCGCACGTCGACCATCACGAACATGCCGCCATCAGGCCGCACCGGCTTGAGGCCGGGACAGTCACCAAGCATGGCGCACACCAGATCCCGACGCTGGCGATACTCCTCGTGCATCTGCGCCACCTCAGGCAAGTCCTGCTCCAGCGCAACCTGGGCCGCCCGCTGGACGAAATCCGGCAG encodes the following:
- a CDS encoding efflux RND transporter periplasmic adaptor subunit, encoding MPKNPFATLGLLLGTLLLSACDGPSSPEDATPLATVAIETIEARPLSISSELSGRLAAPRIAEVRARVPGVVLQQVFREGSDVKQGDVLFRIDPAPFKADLDSAEAALRKAEANAFQARLQAQRYSQLIEDNAVSGQDYDNARAAVRQTAADVWANKAAVERARLNLGYATVTAPIAGRIGRALVTEGALVGQNETTPLALIQQLNPIHADLTQSVRELNDLRRALRSGQLKQVGQDQAKATLIQDDGSLYPLPGKLLFTDITVDPGTGQITLRSEFPNPDLDLLPGSFVRVRLEQAVDRQGISVPQRAIQRDSAGTAQVLLLDAQQQVSLQPVELGPVQNDRWIVTHGLKPGDRIVVQGLQHARPGEKVRIDPSPLPLAQAPGQ
- a CDS encoding efflux RND transporter permease subunit yields the protein MPQFFIDRPVFAWVVALFILLAGALAIPQLPVAQYPDVAPPQIEISATYPGASAHTVDESVVSVIEEELNGVDHLLYFESQSSLGSATITATFQPGTNPELAQVDVQNRLKAVESRLPQAVTQQGLQVEKVSAGFLLLITLTSSDGQLDDVALSDYLARNVMNEIKRLDGVGKAQLYGAERAMRIWIDPQKLIGFNLTPTDVNAAIVAQNAQVSAGSIGDLPTRATQEITATVLVKGQLSTPEEFADIVLKANPDGSTVRIADVARVEVGSQEYQFSTRLNGKPSTAVGVQLSPGANALNTASLVRAKMDELARYFPKGVEYKIPYDTSPFVKVSITKVIYTLGEAMLLVFAVMFLFLQNIRYTLIPTLVVPVALMGTFATMLALGFSINVLTMFGMVLAIGILVDDAIVVVENVERIMASEGLSPKDATRKAMQQITGAIIGITLVLVAVFIPMAFMQGSVGVIYRQFSLSMATSILFSAFLALTLTPALCGTLLKPVSQGDHHAKGGFFGWFNRRFEQLSDRYQGWVAYALRRTGRYLLIYGVLLVGVGLLFSRLPSSFLPVEDQGYTITDIQLPPGASKNRTVQVVEQIEAHNAGEPGVGDSTIILGFSFSGSGQNAALAFTTLKDWSQRGSDDSAGSIAERANQALGQIKDAMAFTVLPPPVDGLGTSSGFEFRLQDRGGLGHATLMQARSELLAAAEKSPVLMNVRESALAEAPQVQLEVDRKQANALGVSFADVGNVLATAVGSAYINDFPNQGRMQRVVVQAEGDQRSQVADLLKIHVRNNSGKMVPLSAFVQARWTQGPAQLTRYNGYPAISISGEPASGHSTGEAMAEIERLVAQGPAGLGQEWTGLSLQERLSGSQAPILLGLSLLVVFLCLAALYESWSIPTAVLLVVPLGVLGAVLAVSLRGMPNDVFFKVGLVTIIGLSAKNAILIIEFAKHLYDEGHDLIDATLQAARLRLRPIIMTSLAFILGVVPLAIATGASSASQQAIGTGVIGGMITATLAVVFVPVFFVGVMKLVRKRHKHIKESAPSAG
- a CDS encoding autotransporter outer membrane beta-barrel domain-containing protein; its protein translation is MSSKSVFSYRKTATSISALLFMPLLINPSLAEAGTVPAGQSQAIDVNTPVETWVVGAGATLTGSGASTFGISGVAGATVNLSNSMVTSDGVNGVQGIALTNASATLNNSTVTSATGIGILAARNIASTGGSQVTLGNNSVVRGLVGGLAGNRFSDLSVQNSTVEGTGANSFGIRLHEGVLSASGSTITGGLNGLIVGTDSNASTVIRSSIVLDSTRVEGQSGSAIVVGYSPVSIPGVADIEVRNGSTLIGGNGTLLEVRTGAAADLLVDNSALTGNIVVDEGGSGNVILQNAASLTGDLQNVTNATLNNQAHMTGNVLGASNVVINNASTLTGNLQDVANVSINNRSVMVGDVTGAADSVSNLTLDNGASLTGQVNGVSNFAINNQALWQMTESQSVSNLTLSAGGTVRLGSDQQYFQLDVANLAGNGRFEIGTDFNQGISDLLNITGSATGNHQVLVASTGLDPVNDDSIKVVQSVASGAQYDLVNDRVDVGAYTYRLVKNGDDWYLQPDKDEVSTPTRSVMAIFGTAPTVIYGEMALLNTRMGDLRVNGGQTGGWIRSFGNRYSVTTNAYGNGYSQNQHGISLGVDTPVQIAGERVLLGVFAGYSKSNLDLSRGSSGEIDSTSLGMYGTWLGDSGYYLDTVAKLNHFRNDAKVTMSDGTRTKGGYNNLGASASVEFGKHIDIKDGYYVEPFTQWQVATVQGKDFSLDNGLKADADTTRSMLGKVGVTLGRGMTLDDGSVLQPHIRTAVVQEFAKHNEVRVNNNKFNNDLSGTRFEVAAGASWTLNDRWQVHAELDTSKGDNVTKDIGFNLGAHYTF